From Solanum lycopersicum chromosome 8, SLM_r2.1, the proteins below share one genomic window:
- the LOC101254224 gene encoding GDSL esterase/lipase At4g10955, whose translation MATSNDIVAATKGQEELSVLISEREIFDQCGPVHLTAIDWENVAHQRSVAASLVQGVYILERDKQEKRKGSQALAPPWWRHFQFELYRVLIDDVDSCIFGAIYKFAPSKSYFGGSKDKSQRFVIAFRGTLTKGDAFSRDIQLDIHILRNGLHQTSRFETAIQAVRHVVATFGSSSIWLTGHSLGAAMAMLAGKTMAKTGVFLDAFLFNPPFLSAPIERIKDQKVKHGIRFATSVITAGLAFAAKHKNVNNQSGDTFVALSAWTPCLYVNPSDPICAEYIGYFEHREKMDTMGAGVIEKLATQHSLGGLVLNFMGKECDEPLHLIPSANLTVNLTPPSDFKGAHGIHQWWKPDLLVESKKHQFT comes from the exons ATGGCTACCAGCAATGACATTGTTGCAGCTACAAAG GGTCAAGAAGAACTAAGTGTATTAATCTCAGAGAGGGAAATTTTCGACCAATGTGGACCTGTGCACCTAACTGCTATTGACTG GGAAAATGTTGCTCATCAACGATCTGTGGCTGCCAGTTTGGTTCAGGGCGTCTACATCCTAGAGCGTGACAAGCAAGAAAAACGGAAGGGAAGTCAAGCTCTTGCTCCTCCATGGTGGAGACATTTCCAATTTGAGTTATATCGTGTGCTCATTGATGATGTTGATTCCTGCATTTTTGGTGCTATATATAAATTTGCACCctcaaaatcttattttggCGGTTCCAAAGATAAAAGCCAACGATTTGTCATTGCTTTCCGTGGGACCTTAACCAAAGGTGATGCATTTTCTCGAGATATACAATTGGATATCCACATACTCAGGAATGGACTTCATCAGACTTCTCGCTTTGAGACAGCCATTCAAGCTGTTCGACATGTGGTTGCAACATTTGGAAGTTCAAGTATCTGGCTAACTGGTCATTCCTTAGGGGCTGCAATGGCAATGCTTGCTGGCAAAACCATGGCAAAGACTGGTGTATTTTTAGATGCATTTTTGTTTAATCCGCCATTCTTGTCGGCCCCAATTGAAAGAATTAAAGATCAAAAAGTGAAACACGGGATCAGATTTGCGACCAGTGTTATAACAGCTGGACTTGCTTTTGCTGCCAAGCATAAAAACGTGAATAATCAATCTGGAGATACATTTGTTGCATTATCTGCATGGACACCATGCCTATATGTGAATCCATCGGATCCTATTTGCGCAGAATACATTGGCTATTTTGAACACCGGGAAAAGATGGATACAATGGGAGCAGGAGTTATCGAGAAGCTAGCAACCCAACACTCACTTGGTGGTCTTGTCTTGAATTTCATGGGGAAGGAGTGTGATGAGCCATTGCACCTAATTCCATCAGCCAATTTAACAGTAAATTTGACTCCTCCGTCAGACTTCAAAGGAGCTCATGGTATTCACCAATGGTGGAAACCTGATTTACTTGTCGAGTCCAAGAAACACCAGTTTACATGA
- the LOC101254509 gene encoding UDP-glucose 4-epimerase GEPI48 — MSKSILVTGGAGYIGSHTVLQLLLGGYKTVVIDNLDNSSEIAVKRVKEIAGEYGSNLSFHKVDLRDKPAIEEIFRSNKFDAVIHFAGLKAVGESVEKPLMYYDNNLIGTITLLEVMAAHGCKKLVFSSSATVYGWPKVVPCTEEFPLSAANPYGRTKLFIEEICRDVQNADSEWKIILLRYFNPVGAHPSGRIGEDPRGIPNNLMPFVQQVAVGRRKELTVYGTDYGTKDGTGVRDYIHVIDLADGHIAALQKLSDPSIGCEVYNLGTGKGTSVLEMVAAFEKASGKKIPMVMSGRRPGDAEIVYAATEKAERELKWKAKYGIEEMCRDQWNWAKKNPYGYEGTPESNNCH; from the exons ATGTCGAAGAGTATACTTGTGACAGGGGGAGCAGGGTATATTGGGAGTCACACAGTGTTGCAATTGTTGCTTGGTGGTTATAAGACTGTGGTGATTGATAATTTGGATAATTCTTCTGAAATTGCTGTGAAAAGGGTTAAGGAAATTGCTGGTGAATATGGCTCTAATCTCTCTTTTCACAAG GTTGATCTACGTGATAAGCCGGCAATTGAGGAGATTTTCAGGTCTAACAA ATTTGATGCTGTTATTCATTTTGCTGGACTAAAGGCGGTTGGTGAAAGTGTCGAGAAACCTCTGATGTACTATGACAACAACCTTATTGGAACAATTACCCTCTTGGAAGTCATGGCAGCTCATGGATGCAAAAAG CTTGTGTTTTCATCGTCAGCTACTGTTTATGGTTGGCCAAAAGTGGTTCCTTGTACTGAGGAGTTCCCCCTGAGTGCTGCAAATCCTTATGGACGGACAAAG CTCTTCATTGAAGAAATATGCCGTGATGTACAAAACGCGGACTCTGAATGGAAAATCATATTGCTGCGGTACTTCAATCCTGTTGGTGCTCATCCAAGTGGCCGAATTGGTGAAGATCCGCGAGGAATTCCGAACAACCTTATGCCATTTGTTCAACAAGTTGCTGTTGGCAGAAGAAAAGAGCTGACAGTTTATGGAACTGATTATGGAACGAAGGATGGTACAGGG GTCCGTGATTACATTCATGTTATAGATTTAGCAGACGGACACATTGCTGCCTTGCAGAAGCTATCTGATCCTTCCATAG GCTGTGAAGTGTACAACTTGGGAACTGGAAAAGGAACTTCAGTCCTTGAAATGGTGGCCGCATTTGAGAAGGCTTCTGGAAAG AAAATTCCAATGGTTATGTCTGGTCGACGCCCTGGAGATGCTGAAATTGTATATGCTGCTACTGAGAAAGCAGAACGCGAATTGAAGTGGAA GGCGAAATATGGCATCGAAGAGATGTGTAGGGATCAGTGGAACTGGGCTAAGAAGAATCCCTATGGCTATGAAGGAACTCCAGAATCTAATAACTGTCACTGA
- the LOC104648939 gene encoding nucleoside diphosphate kinase 3, whose protein sequence is MNSQICRSATRAAKSLLSASSKQTSRAFSGGRAAAAAATVSLRGVVPSLASYGRNESGNASRAWISGVLALPAAAYMLQEQEAHAAEMERTFIAIKPDGVQRGLISEIVSRFERKGFKLVAIKVVIPSKEFAKKHYHDLSERPFFNGLCDFLSSGPVLAMVWEGEGVIRYGRKLIGATDPQKSEPGTIRGDLAVVVGRNIIHGSDGPETAKDEINLWFKPEELVNYTSNSEKWLYGDN, encoded by the exons ATGAATTCTCAGATTTGCAGATCTGCTACAAGAGCAGCTAAGTCACTCCTTTCTGCTTCATCTAAGCAGACTTCTCGTGCTTTTTCAg GAGGACGAGCAGCAGCTGCAGCAGCCACAGTTTCATTGAGAGGAGTGGTGCCTTCTCTAGCCTCATATGGCAGGAATGAATCTGGAAATGCATCTAGAGCTTGGATTTCTGGTGTGCTTGCCCTTCCTGCAGCAG CTTACATGCTCCAGGAGCAAGAAGCACATGCTGCCGAG ATGGAGCGCACCTTTATTGCCATCAAGCCAGATGGAGTACAGAGAGGCCTG ATTTCAGAAATCGTATCACGGTTTGAGCGCAAGGGCTTCAAGCTGGTTGCAATCAAAGTTGTGATTCCTTCCAAGGAATTTGCAAAGAAGCACTATCATGACTTGAGTGAGCGACCATTCTTTAACGGCTTGTGCGACTTCCTTAGCTCTGGCCCTGTCTTAGCAATG GTTTGGGAAGGTGAAGGTGTAATCAGATATGGAAGGAAGCTTATCGGAGCCACCGATCCACAGAAATCTGAACCTGGAACCATCAGAGGCGATTTAGCTGTTGTAGTAGGAAG GAACATCATCCATGGCAGCGATGGCCCCGAGACCGCAAAGGATGAGATCAACCTATGGTTTAAACCAGAGGAGTTGGTTAATTACACCAGCAACTCTGAGAAGTGGCTATATGGTGATAACTAA
- the LOC101254019 gene encoding uncharacterized protein isoform X2 produces MLNMFSPRKLPWISGTDDQKKVVLTAVEVESLRSEIAALEEREAHLKAQLEHIDEILQSARMSGYLYLRTRWEALPGEPLPIDDDTEVDDWLPKFLVLQGSDLSPQDSTLLSDVVEVGAMPCLTRDNGDTRYCFFISTRHGLRYECSSASKIQVDSWLASLPNHSDLQSNCTAPDELTNT; encoded by the exons ATGTTGAATATGTTTAGCCCCAGAAAGCTACCTTGGATATCTGGTACAGATGACCAGAAAAAG GTAGTTCTAACTGCTGTAGAAGTAGAATCTCTTCGGTCAGAAATTGCTGCTTTGGAAGAAAGAGAAGCTCATTTAAAAGCTCA ATTAGAACATATTGACGAAATACTGCAGTCTGCTCGCATGTCGGGTTATTTGTATCTGAGAACG AGATGGGAGGCTTTACCAGGCGAACCTCTTCCAATCGATGATGACACTGAAGTTGATGACTGGCTTCCTAAATTTCTTGTTCTTCAGGGATCGG ATCTGAGTCCTCAAGACTCAACTCTTCTATCTGATGTTGTTGAAGTTGGAGCCATGCCTTGTCTGACACGAGACAACGGTGATACTCGATATTGCTTTTTTATTTCAACTCGTCATGGGCTGAGATATGAATGCTCAAGTGCTTCCAAAATACAG gttGATTCCTGGTTGGCGTCATTACCGAATCATTCTGATCTGCAATCTAACTGCACCGCGCCTGATGAGTTGACCAATACTTGA
- the LOC101253710 gene encoding probable inactive receptor kinase At1g48480, with amino-acid sequence MPWSPTDIVGTQLVFFGDHGGYGLEELLRSTAGVLDKGVFGTSYKSELPEKNAVAVKRLKVGCLAEEEFIEKIGEVGMMVHENLLTLRAYCWHQNEILLVYDYVRMGSLAFRLHGNEGRSKASLTWEVRSSIAYGVARAIEFLHSRGSDFCHGNIRSSNVFLTDSLSGVRLSEFSIARILSSDTKLELVAGYRAPEVINAHEVSQKSDVYSFGVLLLELLTGKAPLDAFTKNKGVDLPKWTRSMFQEKPVIDVFDTLLPKHDQSSAEQMVLLLQLAVCCTFQYPNKRPSMAAVTKQIRGTCRFH; translated from the exons ATGCCTTGGAGTCCAACAGACATTGTGGGCACTCAATTAGTGTTTTTTGGTGATCATGGAGGCTATGGATTAGAGGAATTGTTACGATCAACGGCCGGAGTTTTAGATAAGGGCGTTTTCGGGACGAGTTATAAGTCGGAGTTGCCGGAGAAAAATGCAGTAGCTGTGAAAAGATTGAAGGTTGGTTGCTTAGCTGAGGAAGAATTCATAGAAAAAATTGGTGAAGTAGGAATGATGGTTCATGAAAATTTGCTTACTCTTAGAGCTTATTGTTGGCATCAGAATGAAATTCTTCTTGTATATGATTATGTTAGAATGGGAAGCTTAGCTTTTCGTTTACATG GGAATGAAGGTAGGAGCAAGGCCTCACTTACCTGGGAAGTAAGAAGTAGCATAGCATATGGGGTTGCCCGTGCAATTGAATTTCTCCATTCCCGAGGCTCGGATTTCTGCCATGGAAACATAAGATCATCCAATGTTTTCCTCACCGACTCCTTATCAGGTGTTCGCCTATCTGAGTTTTCCATTGCACGAATTCTCTCTTCTGATACAAAACTAGAGCTCGTGGCTGGTTATCGCGCACCAGAAGTGATAAATGCTCATGAAGTCTCACAAAAGTCTGATGTCTATAGCTTTGGTGTTCTGCTCTTGGAACTATTAACTGGTAAAGCTCCACTAGATGCATTTACCAAGAACAAAGGAGTAGATTTACCTAAGTGGACCCGTTCCATGTTTCAAGAGAAGCCGGTCATCGATGTTTTTGACACCCTGCTGCCTAAACATGACCAGAGTAGTGCTGAGCAAATGGTCCTTCTGTTACAGCTTGCAGTTTGCTGTACTTTTCAGTATCCAAATAAAAGACCTTCAATGGCTGCAGTCACAAAACAGATAAGGGGTACCTGCAGGTTTCATTGA
- the LOC101254019 gene encoding uncharacterized protein isoform X1: protein MLNMFSPRKLPWISGTDDQKKVVLTAVEVESLRSEIAALEEREAHLKAQLEHIDEILQSARMSGYLYLRTRWEALPGEPLPIDDDTEVDDWLPKFLVLQGSGIFLYSSSIDLSPQDSTLLSDVVEVGAMPCLTRDNGDTRYCFFISTRHGLRYECSSASKIQVDSWLASLPNHSDLQSNCTAPDELTNT from the exons ATGTTGAATATGTTTAGCCCCAGAAAGCTACCTTGGATATCTGGTACAGATGACCAGAAAAAG GTAGTTCTAACTGCTGTAGAAGTAGAATCTCTTCGGTCAGAAATTGCTGCTTTGGAAGAAAGAGAAGCTCATTTAAAAGCTCA ATTAGAACATATTGACGAAATACTGCAGTCTGCTCGCATGTCGGGTTATTTGTATCTGAGAACG AGATGGGAGGCTTTACCAGGCGAACCTCTTCCAATCGATGATGACACTGAAGTTGATGACTGGCTTCCTAAATTTCTTGTTCTTCAGGGATCGGGTATTTTCTTGTATTCATCATCCATAG ATCTGAGTCCTCAAGACTCAACTCTTCTATCTGATGTTGTTGAAGTTGGAGCCATGCCTTGTCTGACACGAGACAACGGTGATACTCGATATTGCTTTTTTATTTCAACTCGTCATGGGCTGAGATATGAATGCTCAAGTGCTTCCAAAATACAG gttGATTCCTGGTTGGCGTCATTACCGAATCATTCTGATCTGCAATCTAACTGCACCGCGCCTGATGAGTTGACCAATACTTGA
- the LOC101253920 gene encoding uncharacterized protein — MVKSRKPPSGRTNLASCIVATIFLIFIFIIIFILYFTLFKPKSPIITVNSIQLPSFSASNGTVNFTFSQYVSIENPNHDEFAHYDSSLQLLYSGNRIGFMFVPAGKINSGRTQYMAATFSVKAFPLTVNGQPESVGGPTVTDGLSGFRVGSSMEVESRLEMAGRVRMLHFFTHHVESKAECRIDISVSDGSVTAFHC, encoded by the coding sequence atggttAAATCTCGTAAACCTCCAAGTGGACGTACAAATTTAGCTTCATGTATAGTTGCAACAATTTTCTtaatcttcatcttcatcatcatcttcatccttTACTTCACTCTTTTCAAACCTAAATCCCCCATTATCACCGTTAACTCCATTCAGCTTCCCTCTTTCTCCGCCTCGAACGGCACCGTGAACTTCACATTTTCTCAATACGTCTCAATCGAAAACCCAAATCACGATGAATTTGCTCACTATGACAGTTCCCTGCAGTTACTTTATTCGGGTAATCGAATCGGGTTCATGTTTGTACCCGCCGGAAAAATTAATTCGGGTCGGACTCAGTATATGGCGGCGACGTTTTCGGTGAAGGCGTTTCCGTTAACGGTGAATGGACAACCGGAGAGTGTGGGTGGGCCGACGGTGACGGATGGGCTGAGTGGGTTTCGGGTCGGATCTAGTATGGAAGTGGAGTCGAGATTGGAAATGGCGGGTCGGGTTAGAATGCTCCATTTTTTTACACATCATGTGGAGAGTAAAGCTGAATGTAGAATTGATATTTCTGTCAGTGATGGATCTGTTACGGCTTTCCACtgttag